From Corynebacterium frankenforstense DSM 45800, the proteins below share one genomic window:
- a CDS encoding glycosyltransferase 87 family protein, translating into MSTVPAPKPTARRDHPIAGPPRGLLTAGTVAAVIVAVYWMTDMRALRGGEGLVWRRLVDFGVYRGGGAAYAEGLPIYSMGFETQDIVLPFTYPPLAAALFAPLRLLPVGLGGALLNLASAVVLWAVIALFLRSATPLSDVASRRWALVAAPVCAFLEPASQTFDFGQINILLMGLVAYDALGPGRVPRGMLAGLAAAVKLTPAVFGLYFLLRRDWAAAARMVATAVALTLLSALPNFAVWREYWFSALGSPERIGGLAYSTNQSATGAIVRLTGDQQTGVWLVAVAATIAAVTVSGILLARRSRNAGASAAASPATAAVPGAGIAADADPGAANAGAGAADVGADGDAAAERAVPGGAAPGTLVLVSLVALVCSPVSWSHHWVWLIPAALVTALSGTTAGRVWAGLAVLAMAVQPHTWLPRGNNVEMTWSIWQHLAGSSYLLLAVALIVLALLSPRVLLRPGASRGEQAADAARSASTA; encoded by the coding sequence GTGAGCACCGTTCCCGCCCCCAAGCCCACCGCCCGCCGCGACCACCCCATCGCCGGGCCGCCGCGTGGGCTGCTGACCGCCGGTACGGTCGCCGCCGTCATCGTCGCCGTCTACTGGATGACCGACATGCGCGCGCTGCGCGGCGGCGAGGGGCTCGTGTGGCGCCGGCTGGTGGACTTCGGCGTCTACCGCGGCGGCGGCGCCGCCTACGCCGAGGGCCTGCCGATCTACTCGATGGGCTTCGAGACCCAGGACATCGTGCTGCCCTTCACCTATCCCCCGCTGGCTGCCGCGCTGTTCGCTCCGCTGCGGCTGCTGCCCGTCGGCCTCGGCGGCGCGCTGCTGAACCTGGCGAGCGCCGTGGTGCTGTGGGCGGTCATCGCGCTGTTCCTGCGTTCCGCCACCCCGCTTTCCGACGTCGCGTCGCGCCGCTGGGCGCTGGTCGCCGCGCCCGTGTGCGCGTTCCTGGAGCCCGCCTCGCAGACCTTCGACTTCGGTCAGATCAACATCCTGCTGATGGGGCTCGTCGCCTATGACGCCCTGGGCCCCGGGCGCGTGCCGCGCGGGATGCTGGCGGGTCTGGCCGCGGCGGTGAAGCTGACCCCCGCCGTGTTCGGCCTGTACTTCCTGCTGCGCCGCGACTGGGCCGCCGCGGCGCGCATGGTGGCCACCGCCGTGGCGCTGACGCTGTTGTCCGCGCTGCCGAACTTCGCGGTGTGGAGGGAGTACTGGTTCTCCGCGCTCGGCTCCCCGGAGCGCATCGGCGGGCTGGCGTACTCGACCAACCAGTCGGCCACCGGCGCGATCGTGCGGCTGACCGGCGACCAGCAGACCGGGGTGTGGCTGGTGGCCGTGGCCGCCACGATCGCCGCGGTCACCGTCTCCGGGATTCTTCTCGCCCGTCGGTCCCGGAACGCTGGGGCGAGCGCTGCGGCGAGCCCTGCGACGGCGGCTGTGCCCGGGGCCGGGATCGCGGCGGACGCCGACCCCGGTGCTGCCAACGCCGGCGCCGGTGCCGCCGACGTTGGCGCCGATGGCGACGCCGCCGCGGAGCGCGCGGTGCCGGGCGGGGCGGCCCCGGGAACGCTCGTGCTCGTCTCGCTGGTCGCGCTGGTGTGCTCGCCGGTCTCCTGGTCGCACCACTGGGTGTGGCTGATCCCCGCCGCCCTCGTCACCGCGCTCTCGGGCACGACGGCCGGGCGGGTCTGGGCCGGGCTGGCCGTGCTGGCCATGGCCGTGCAGCCGCACACCTGGCTGCCGCGCGGCAACAACGTCGAGATGACCTGGTCGATCTGGCAGCACCTGGCCGGCTCCAGCTACCTGCTGCTGGCCGTGGCGCTGATCGTGCTGGCGTTGCTCAGCCCGCGCGTGCTGCTCCGGCCGGGGGCCTCTCGCGGCGAGCAGGCGGCAGACGCCGCACGCTCGGCGTCCACCGCGTAA
- a CDS encoding acyltransferase family protein codes for MIHASRPATGPSAVAPERKKVRLAWPDVAKGLSIIGVVVLHVCLEVPNGMETALAGVNHVLDPLRMCLFFLVSGLFSAKVMRMSFSELFCRRLWFFIVPYVLWTPVEMSLKRRQWELLFDQEMPGPWTYVGAVFSSENMYWFLWALIAFNIFLWATRRLPRWAALALTLTPLLILPLNQEFTAVAQAIMFLPVFMVGVHFSLAIRQFATEPVAPVKVVASVALYIAGFGAYAVWRLVADFGLDPVAWPLWPGAFVRPDEMWIVVRAVGQMLMLPAAVLGALALSKIPFVSGFLQFVGRHTLPIYLGHPIALTLVFTPMFLATDGMEIGTGGGEFATRTGVWLAVGMVAAAVGSFALWALARVPVIGWSLKPPAIEPLRQRILARAHRHHSAREDSAGTQRIGQSTGRREHD; via the coding sequence ATGATCCACGCGTCCCGGCCCGCCACCGGGCCCTCCGCAGTGGCTCCTGAGCGCAAGAAAGTGCGCCTGGCCTGGCCGGACGTGGCCAAGGGGCTGTCGATCATCGGCGTGGTCGTCCTGCACGTCTGCCTCGAGGTCCCCAACGGCATGGAGACCGCGCTCGCGGGCGTCAACCACGTCCTCGACCCGCTGCGGATGTGCCTGTTCTTCCTGGTCAGCGGCCTCTTTTCGGCGAAGGTCATGCGGATGTCCTTCAGCGAGCTCTTCTGCCGCCGCCTCTGGTTCTTCATCGTGCCCTACGTGCTGTGGACGCCGGTCGAGATGTCGCTGAAGCGCCGCCAGTGGGAGCTCCTCTTCGACCAGGAGATGCCCGGGCCCTGGACCTATGTCGGGGCGGTCTTCTCCAGCGAGAACATGTACTGGTTCCTCTGGGCACTGATCGCCTTCAACATCTTCCTGTGGGCCACCCGCCGCCTGCCGCGGTGGGCCGCCCTCGCCCTGACGCTGACCCCGCTGCTGATCCTGCCGCTCAACCAGGAGTTCACCGCGGTCGCCCAGGCGATCATGTTCCTGCCCGTGTTCATGGTCGGCGTCCACTTCAGCCTGGCCATCCGCCAGTTCGCCACCGAGCCGGTCGCCCCGGTCAAGGTCGTGGCCTCCGTCGCGCTCTACATCGCCGGCTTCGGTGCCTACGCGGTGTGGCGCCTGGTCGCCGACTTCGGCCTCGACCCGGTGGCCTGGCCGCTGTGGCCGGGCGCGTTCGTCCGCCCCGACGAGATGTGGATCGTCGTGCGTGCCGTCGGCCAGATGCTCATGCTCCCGGCCGCGGTCCTCGGCGCGCTCGCGCTGTCGAAGATCCCGTTCGTCTCGGGCTTCCTCCAGTTCGTCGGCCGCCACACCCTGCCGATCTACCTGGGCCACCCGATCGCCCTGACGCTGGTGTTCACCCCGATGTTCCTGGCCACCGACGGCATGGAGATCGGCACCGGCGGCGGCGAGTTCGCCACCCGCACCGGGGTGTGGCTGGCCGTCGGCATGGTCGCCGCCGCGGTGGGCTCCTTCGCCCTCTGGGCGCTGGCCCGGGTGCCCGTGATCGGCTGGTCGCTCAAGCCGCCGGCCATCGAGCCACTGCGGCAGCGTATCCTCGCCCGGGCGCACCGGCACCACAGCGCCCGGGAGGACTCCGCGGGCACGCAGCGAATCGGACAGTCCACCGGGAGGCGGGAACATGACTGA
- a CDS encoding lysophospholipid acyltransferase family protein: MHNKWYWTFKYILMGPFLRVWNRPVLENGQNIPEEGSAILASSHQAVMDSFYFPLLCDRQLTHPAKKEYFTGKGIKGAVKRWFFTTVGQVPVDRQAKDAGETMAAAAQKVFDRGDLFCVYPEGTRSPDGRIYKGHTGMARIALATGEIIIPVGMVDTRKANPIGTTFPRPHKVRAIVGAGIDPLAWARNRRMDPADHETARALTDYVMHTLSKITGYEYVDAYASEVRASLEAGKGYPAGTEPKGDPAARRPGHYPKNGEHAARDAEKAAENGAEKDAD, translated from the coding sequence ATGCATAACAAGTGGTACTGGACGTTCAAGTACATCCTGATGGGACCGTTCCTGCGGGTGTGGAACCGTCCGGTCCTGGAGAACGGCCAGAACATCCCGGAGGAGGGCTCCGCGATCCTGGCCTCCTCGCACCAGGCGGTCATGGACTCCTTCTACTTCCCGCTGCTGTGCGACCGCCAGCTGACCCACCCGGCCAAGAAGGAGTACTTCACCGGCAAGGGGATCAAGGGCGCCGTCAAGCGGTGGTTCTTCACCACCGTCGGCCAGGTCCCCGTCGACCGTCAGGCCAAGGACGCCGGCGAGACGATGGCCGCGGCCGCCCAGAAGGTCTTCGACCGCGGCGACCTGTTCTGCGTCTACCCGGAGGGCACCCGCTCGCCCGACGGCCGCATCTACAAGGGCCACACCGGCATGGCGCGCATCGCCCTGGCCACCGGCGAGATCATCATCCCGGTCGGCATGGTCGACACCCGCAAGGCCAACCCGATCGGCACCACCTTCCCGCGGCCCCACAAGGTGCGCGCGATCGTCGGCGCCGGCATCGACCCGCTGGCCTGGGCGCGCAACCGCCGCATGGACCCCGCGGACCATGAGACCGCCCGCGCGCTGACCGACTACGTCATGCACACGCTCTCCAAGATCACCGGCTACGAGTACGTCGACGCCTACGCCTCCGAGGTGCGCGCCTCGCTCGAGGCCGGCAAGGGCTACCCCGCCGGCACCGAGCCGAAGGGCGACCCGGCCGCCCGCCGCCCCGGCCACTACCCGAAGAACGGCGAGCACGCCGCCCGGGACGCGGAGAAGGCCGCCGAGAACGGCGCCGAGAAGGACGCCGACTAG
- a CDS encoding ROK family protein: protein MTASPRTDAQALKGLTVGFDIGGTNLRAAVVDAAGRIVDSAAMASSGTASGLEDGIVRLVDELSARNRIEAVGVAIAGFLDAECETVRFAPHLPWRDAPVRRTLADRLGLPVRLEHDANSAAWGEYRFGAAKGVRDWVLFAVGTGIGTAQMHDGEIFRGAYGTAPELGHLTVVPGGRRCPCGKLGCLERYCSGTALVVSAVEIVHSHRFHGSELAEHVRRDPAAVTGEQVMAAARAGDPAGKAVVDDFSDWLGQGLSVIGDLFDPELILLGGGVSRDADLYLPESIESFESGVVGTGYRPTARVAVAELGADAGMIGVSDLARRAARP, encoded by the coding sequence ATGACCGCGAGCCCGCGCACCGACGCCCAGGCCCTCAAAGGCCTCACCGTCGGCTTCGACATCGGGGGCACCAACCTGCGCGCCGCCGTCGTCGACGCCGCCGGCCGCATCGTCGACTCCGCGGCCATGGCCTCCTCGGGGACCGCCAGTGGCCTCGAGGACGGCATCGTCCGCCTCGTCGACGAGCTCTCCGCGCGCAACCGCATCGAGGCCGTCGGCGTCGCGATCGCCGGCTTCCTCGACGCCGAGTGTGAGACCGTGCGCTTCGCCCCGCACCTGCCCTGGCGCGACGCCCCGGTGCGCCGCACCCTGGCCGACCGCCTGGGCCTTCCGGTGCGCCTCGAGCACGACGCGAACTCCGCGGCCTGGGGCGAGTACCGCTTCGGCGCCGCGAAGGGGGTGCGCGACTGGGTGCTCTTCGCCGTGGGCACCGGCATCGGCACCGCCCAGATGCACGACGGCGAGATCTTCCGCGGCGCCTACGGCACCGCCCCCGAGCTCGGCCACCTGACCGTGGTGCCGGGCGGGCGGCGCTGCCCCTGCGGCAAGCTCGGCTGCCTGGAGCGCTACTGCTCGGGCACCGCGCTCGTCGTCAGTGCGGTCGAGATCGTCCATTCGCACCGCTTCCACGGCTCCGAGCTGGCCGAACACGTCCGCCGCGACCCCGCCGCGGTCACCGGCGAGCAGGTCATGGCCGCCGCCCGCGCCGGCGACCCGGCCGGCAAGGCCGTCGTCGACGACTTCTCCGACTGGCTCGGCCAGGGGCTCTCCGTGATCGGCGACCTCTTCGACCCGGAGCTGATCCTCCTCGGTGGCGGGGTCTCCCGCGACGCCGACCTCTACCTGCCCGAGTCGATCGAGTCCTTCGAGTCCGGCGTGGTGGGCACCGGATACCGGCCCACCGCACGCGTGGCAGTCGCGGAGCTGGGCGCCGACGCGGGTATGATCGGTGTGTCCGATCTGGCGCGTCGCGCCGCGCGACCGTGA
- a CDS encoding glycosyltransferase family 4 protein yields the protein MSKVLLVTNDFPPTVGGIQSYLRDFVEHLGADEIAVFASTQDAEAARAHDAAVGYRVHRWPRRVMLPTPATAREMARVIAEERAETVWFGAAAPLGLLADAARNAGARRVVATTHGHEVGWSMLPGARQLLRRIFRRADVVTYISDYTRRRLARLLRGAELVHLPSGVDTGLFHPIDDAARADVRADFGVGVDAPLVVVISRLVPRKGQDQLIRAWPAVRAQVPGARLLVVGRGRYESTLRVLARRAGEGVELTGPLDFDRMRALLAAADVAAMPARTRFGGLDVEGLGIVYLEAQSSGVPVLAGRSGGAPETVTPETGVVVDGRDLPAIEEALVGLLSDPHRRARMGRAGRAHAEGAWSRGEMDRRLRRALGLGEGPGL from the coding sequence ATGTCCAAGGTCCTGCTGGTCACCAACGACTTCCCGCCGACCGTCGGCGGCATCCAGTCCTACCTGCGTGACTTCGTCGAGCATCTCGGCGCCGACGAGATCGCCGTCTTCGCCTCCACCCAGGACGCCGAGGCCGCCCGCGCCCACGACGCCGCCGTCGGCTACCGCGTGCACCGCTGGCCCCGCCGCGTCATGCTGCCCACCCCGGCCACCGCGCGCGAGATGGCCCGTGTGATCGCCGAGGAGCGCGCCGAGACCGTCTGGTTCGGCGCCGCCGCGCCCCTGGGTCTGCTTGCCGACGCCGCCCGCAACGCCGGCGCCCGCCGCGTCGTCGCCACCACCCACGGCCACGAGGTCGGCTGGTCCATGCTGCCGGGCGCGCGCCAGCTGCTGCGCCGCATCTTCCGCCGCGCGGACGTGGTCACCTACATCTCCGACTACACCCGCCGCCGACTCGCCCGCCTGCTGCGCGGCGCCGAGCTCGTCCACCTGCCCTCCGGTGTGGACACCGGCCTGTTCCACCCGATTGACGACGCCGCGCGCGCCGACGTCCGCGCCGACTTCGGCGTCGGCGTCGATGCGCCGTTGGTGGTGGTCATCTCCCGCCTGGTGCCGCGCAAGGGCCAGGACCAGCTGATCCGTGCGTGGCCGGCCGTGCGTGCGCAGGTGCCCGGCGCCCGCCTGCTCGTCGTCGGCCGTGGCCGCTACGAATCCACCCTGCGGGTGCTCGCGCGCCGCGCGGGCGAGGGCGTGGAGCTGACCGGCCCGCTCGACTTCGACCGCATGCGCGCCTTGCTCGCCGCCGCGGACGTCGCGGCCATGCCCGCGCGCACCCGCTTCGGCGGCCTCGACGTCGAGGGCCTCGGCATCGTCTACCTCGAGGCGCAGTCCAGCGGCGTGCCCGTGCTCGCCGGGCGTTCCGGAGGTGCCCCCGAGACCGTCACCCCGGAGACCGGGGTCGTCGTCGACGGCCGCGACCTGCCCGCGATCGAGGAGGCGCTCGTCGGGCTGCTCTCGGATCCGCATCGCCGCGCGCGGATGGGACGGGCCGGTCGCGCCCACGCCGAGGGTGCCTGGAGCCGCGGTGAGATGGACCGTCGTCTGCGCCGGGCGTTGGGGCTGGGGGAGGGCCCTGGCCTATAA
- a CDS encoding NlpC/P60 family protein, translating into MSSHFIRRGLSVVGVLAVLGGSAHVAQADEVDDLLAEMDELSQEASAKNEEVKDLEGKVEESRRSLGELDGKVAATREAADRAQAAERDARNGVDLVAGSRYRGSSTGDAVSVLGADNPQMALDRSAYLSTLGRQAEKSVKALEDATATADRERDRAARARAEAEYRSNRLASQLEDLNEEKEQLDARTAELTERIDGLDEEARARWEGKYGPLAPILDPAAAEGVVGAALSKLGAPYSWGAAGPDAFDCSGLMFWAYQQQGKSIPRTSQAQIAGGTPVSRADLQPGDIVGYYPGVTHVGMYIGNGQVVHASDYGIPVQVVSVDSMPFAGAARY; encoded by the coding sequence GTGAGCTCTCACTTCATTCGACGCGGCCTGTCCGTCGTCGGCGTCCTCGCCGTCCTCGGCGGCTCTGCCCACGTCGCCCAGGCTGACGAGGTCGACGACCTCCTCGCCGAGATGGACGAGCTCTCCCAGGAGGCCTCCGCGAAGAACGAGGAGGTCAAGGACCTCGAGGGCAAGGTCGAGGAGTCCCGCCGCAGCCTCGGCGAGCTCGACGGCAAGGTCGCCGCGACCCGTGAGGCCGCCGACCGTGCCCAGGCCGCCGAGCGGGACGCCCGCAACGGCGTCGACCTGGTCGCCGGCTCCCGTTACCGCGGCAGCTCCACCGGAGACGCCGTGAGCGTGCTCGGCGCCGACAACCCGCAGATGGCCCTCGACCGCTCCGCCTACCTGTCCACCCTGGGCCGCCAGGCCGAGAAGTCGGTCAAGGCCCTCGAGGACGCCACCGCGACCGCCGACCGGGAGCGCGACCGCGCCGCCCGCGCCCGCGCGGAGGCCGAGTACCGCAGCAACCGCCTGGCCAGCCAGCTCGAGGACCTCAACGAGGAGAAGGAGCAGCTCGACGCGCGCACCGCCGAGCTCACCGAGCGCATCGACGGCCTCGACGAGGAGGCCCGCGCCCGCTGGGAGGGCAAGTACGGCCCGCTCGCCCCGATCCTCGACCCGGCCGCCGCCGAGGGCGTGGTCGGCGCGGCGCTGAGCAAGCTCGGCGCGCCCTACAGCTGGGGTGCGGCCGGTCCCGACGCCTTCGACTGCTCCGGCCTGATGTTCTGGGCCTACCAGCAGCAGGGCAAGTCGATCCCGCGCACCTCGCAGGCCCAGATCGCCGGCGGCACGCCCGTCTCGCGCGCGGACCTGCAGCCCGGCGACATCGTCGGCTACTACCCGGGCGTGACCCACGTCGGCATGTACATCGGCAACGGCCAGGTCGTCCACGCCTCGGACTACGGCATCCCGGTCCAGGTCGTCTCCGTCGACTCGATGCCCTTCGCCGGCGCCGCCCGCTACTGA
- a CDS encoding C40 family peptidase, protein MAKHRRQNKTTRRIAIASTAVAMGATAISPAVAGAAEVQIPETGYTVDVPGLENVPGVQDVPGYSDYVVQNNTAGGSSAPAAPASEGQRIVEIAQSKIGAPYVYGASGPNAFDCSGFTSWVYAQVGKQIPRTSQAQASAGTPVAYNDLQPGDIVSFYGGASHVGIYIGDGKIIDALNSGTPVGVRTLDYMPFNNAVRF, encoded by the coding sequence GTGGCTAAGCACCGTCGGCAGAACAAGACCACCCGCCGTATCGCCATCGCCTCCACCGCCGTCGCGATGGGCGCCACCGCCATCAGCCCCGCCGTCGCGGGCGCCGCTGAGGTCCAGATCCCGGAGACCGGCTACACCGTCGACGTCCCGGGCCTCGAGAACGTTCCGGGCGTCCAGGATGTCCCGGGCTACAGCGACTACGTCGTCCAGAACAACACCGCCGGCGGCTCGTCCGCCCCGGCCGCTCCGGCCTCGGAGGGCCAGCGCATCGTCGAGATCGCGCAGTCCAAGATCGGCGCGCCGTACGTCTACGGCGCCTCCGGCCCGAACGCCTTCGACTGCTCCGGGTTCACCTCCTGGGTCTACGCCCAGGTCGGCAAGCAGATCCCGCGCACCTCGCAGGCCCAGGCCTCCGCGGGCACCCCGGTCGCCTACAACGACCTGCAGCCGGGTGACATCGTCTCCTTCTACGGCGGTGCCTCCCACGTGGGCATCTACATCGGTGACGGCAAGATCATCGACGCCCTGAACTCCGGCACCCCGGTCGGCGTCCGCACGCTCGACTACATGCCGTTCAACAACGCGGTCCGCTTCTAA
- a CDS encoding HNH endonuclease signature motif containing protein produces METISGAYEELADLIDPSVEARELTAMLPSLIDLEKTQGSKAAVDHAVAHLAGLYHAGNLTGTRRVDLFLAEIFDLTRREARARVDGAENIYGPARPAGPAPDQGTDGPDAAGSASEPGSDASGPDEAWGSGEDPGPGDQPGSAGAAGAGNATEDDAAPGGAGTDAEDAAERARKQREERERAEREREEAERAERARKEKEEAERKKAERRAAEERRRKAEADRREANRRAREKKLATEKLRIINNELRSLRDGAGVGAEELRRLAVEEADKRGPEDLRDWLRARVAEANGAFRDPLTAYMDRWLWMSEPDADGGAWIKGYIPPATVAVLKHLFIKARPGFDRPGEGDETVDLSGLSIPGLPGVAAKHGPGRAERGVPDRRTPGQRRADLFLHMATAYASGQTRNTGCASIVASLVAEDLTNIDMAAGTAVTDPQAASRLWGTTFPTNTGVKVSLFDLMALKAGAHDFVVLHGTDGNPLIAGRARRPASFVQKVAVLARDQVCSYPGCTASADESELHHLVAWLNGGRTDIENLTFRCKDHHGDNNDKRDRYASRGWAERDPETGRVGHTPPAASSDTTNVIVNETERASTSAGERIRRKHQKKSVFDEGEAWMADYEDYLAEKDAEEAGKDAAGDYGAGASGWSGGAVRRLYGENDNFDDAGPEDGERGGGAPGSGGRGPDDGQPTPFSA; encoded by the coding sequence GTGGAGACGATCTCGGGAGCCTACGAGGAGCTCGCGGACCTGATTGACCCGTCCGTGGAGGCCCGCGAACTCACCGCGATGCTGCCCTCTCTGATCGACCTGGAGAAGACGCAGGGGTCCAAGGCCGCTGTGGATCACGCCGTGGCCCATCTCGCCGGTCTGTATCACGCGGGCAACCTGACGGGTACGCGGCGCGTGGACCTCTTTCTTGCGGAGATCTTCGACCTGACCCGTCGCGAGGCCCGTGCTCGCGTCGACGGAGCGGAAAACATCTACGGTCCGGCCCGTCCGGCGGGGCCCGCTCCGGATCAGGGGACTGATGGTCCGGATGCGGCCGGCTCGGCCTCGGAACCGGGGTCGGATGCCTCCGGGCCGGATGAGGCTTGGGGATCGGGCGAGGATCCCGGTCCGGGGGACCAGCCGGGATCCGCCGGCGCGGCCGGGGCCGGGAATGCCACCGAAGACGACGCCGCCCCCGGTGGGGCCGGCACGGACGCGGAGGACGCCGCCGAGCGTGCCCGCAAACAGCGCGAGGAACGCGAGCGCGCCGAGCGGGAACGAGAAGAAGCGGAGCGGGCTGAGCGCGCACGTAAAGAGAAGGAAGAGGCCGAGCGGAAGAAGGCTGAGCGACGGGCCGCAGAGGAGCGCCGGCGCAAGGCTGAGGCCGACCGCCGGGAGGCCAACCGTCGGGCCCGTGAGAAGAAGCTCGCGACCGAGAAGCTGCGCATCATCAACAACGAGCTGCGCAGCCTCAGGGACGGCGCCGGCGTCGGCGCGGAGGAACTGCGCCGCCTCGCTGTGGAGGAGGCCGACAAACGCGGACCGGAGGATCTGCGCGACTGGCTGCGTGCCCGAGTCGCCGAGGCCAACGGTGCCTTCCGTGATCCGCTGACCGCCTACATGGACCGTTGGCTCTGGATGTCGGAGCCCGACGCGGACGGCGGCGCCTGGATCAAGGGCTACATCCCGCCGGCCACCGTGGCCGTCCTCAAGCACCTCTTCATCAAGGCGAGGCCGGGCTTCGACCGACCGGGCGAGGGCGATGAGACCGTGGATCTCTCCGGACTGTCCATTCCGGGCCTGCCCGGCGTCGCCGCTAAGCACGGCCCCGGCCGCGCCGAGCGTGGTGTGCCGGACCGGCGCACCCCGGGCCAGCGCAGGGCGGACCTGTTCCTGCACATGGCCACCGCCTACGCGTCGGGCCAGACCCGCAACACCGGGTGCGCGAGCATCGTCGCCTCGCTCGTCGCGGAGGACCTCACGAACATCGACATGGCCGCCGGCACGGCGGTGACGGATCCGCAGGCCGCCAGCCGACTCTGGGGGACGACCTTCCCGACGAACACCGGGGTGAAGGTCAGCCTCTTCGACCTGATGGCTCTCAAGGCAGGGGCGCACGACTTCGTGGTCCTGCACGGAACCGACGGCAACCCGCTGATCGCGGGTAGGGCACGAAGACCGGCGAGCTTCGTCCAGAAAGTCGCGGTACTCGCCAGAGACCAGGTCTGTTCCTATCCGGGGTGTACTGCGTCAGCCGACGAGTCCGAACTTCATCACCTGGTCGCATGGTTGAACGGCGGGCGCACCGACATCGAGAACCTGACGTTCCGATGTAAGGACCACCACGGAGACAATAACGACAAGCGGGACAGGTATGCCTCGCGCGGCTGGGCCGAGCGGGACCCGGAGACCGGGCGAGTGGGGCACACCCCACCGGCCGCGTCCTCGGACACGACCAACGTGATCGTCAACGAGACCGAGAGGGCGTCGACATCCGCCGGCGAGCGGATCAGGAGGAAGCACCAGAAGAAGTCTGTCTTCGACGAAGGAGAGGCGTGGATGGCCGACTACGAGGACTATCTCGCCGAGAAGGACGCCGAGGAGGCGGGAAAGGACGCGGCCGGCGACTACGGGGCGGGTGCATCCGGATGGTCCGGTGGTGCCGTCAGGCGGCTCTACGGAGAGAATGACAACTTCGACGACGCCGGCCCCGAAGACGGGGAGCGCGGCGGGGGAGCGCCGGGCAGCGGAGGCCGTGGCCCGGACGACGGGCAGCCGACCCCCTTCAGCGCCTGA